The nucleotide window CTCACACAGTGAAGCAATATCCATGTATTGCCCACCCAATAAGAAAAGATCTACTGCCACTTGCTGACCAGAGCAATCGAGGGCAAATTTCTTAAAGAAGTCGGTAGCGGCATTTAAATTAGGCACGTCTTTGGCTGCTCGTTGATTCGGATCTTCTCTAGGCTTCAACGCTCCCGGTCCGATATTAGGCAAGGAAGCTTggaacactgttatacgaccGCCAGTAGGACTTACCATTTTATAAGCAGCCTATTTTAAAAACGATCACAAGACTGCGGTTAATATAATTGTATCAAACAAAGTTACCTGTAACGCAGCTCCCAAGGCACTATTACAATCTGCTGTGTTGTTGAATCTTAAAGGAAGCTGCTCTAGGAGTTCTATTACCAGCCTCTTACTCTCATTCAAATTGACCAACAAATCGTTAGGACATGGTAGAAAGATATCCTCGATGTCTGATACAACCAATTGGTGTGGCTGATTTAAGTTCTCGGCGAGATTATAGAACTGAACGCTACTGGCATAGGTTATGAAACCAATCTGCGTTCTGCTATCACCTGGAATTTTTTCCAGTTCTTCCAAAAGAACATCGCAAAAAAGCTTCAAATAGCCTGTTTCAGCTGCTACGTGACTGACATCCAAAAGATAAAGGTAGACAGGAGGCTGGGGAGGCCGAAGCTAggttaaagaaaaaccaaaaacaattttttattgcatCGAACGTAGAACATTATAACAGAATGTTGATGTCACGTACCATGTATTCTGCTGGAGCTATGAATTCGATGGTGGCATTTTTAATTTCAGGGCGCCGCGTTGGATCACCGTAACTGTTGCTCATCGGATCATATTGGAACTCATCAGGCACTAGCCACCAGACACAATAATTATTTACGTATGCTTTGTTGAAATGCCTTCTAAACTATAATATAATGTTGAATTATTCTTACAGTCGTTTACTCGGAAGCACAAATTGCATTTCCATCGTCGCTGATCCACAAAATAAACGAAAGGATTGATGTACGTCCGACAAGATCGACAGCGAACGATAGTTTGACACTGTATTACAGGCAATTGCTGGAAAGAGGGCAAAATGAAACAGTAAATTTCTAACGTAGATTCCGTAATAGAGTTTCTATTTGTTTACCGTCAAGTCTTTGAAGGGATGAATCAACACTCCCAACGGGAGGCGAGATTTTTGCAAAATGGAATTCGTCTCAGGAATTTTCGTCAAAGTGCAGCGAAAGATATCCATGCTGCAGTGCACGTTATTCAAATGTTCTTGTCGAAGGCGGATACGGGGAGTTTCCACGCCTTGAGCAGGCAAAATATTTCGAACTTGGAGTAAATCCACATTCTCGTGACCCTTCAGCAAAATTAATGTCGGTAAGTAAATACCCAACAGGAAGTTAACGAGGCATTAATGCAGAACAGAAAAACATACCCAAATTTTGTCAAATCCTGTTTGAGTTACTGACATGGTATTCATCTGGGATGCCATCTTGTCGATTGATGagttaaaattttgaaattggttGACTGGAGCATTAGGTAACACAGGTGCAGCAGGATAACTTAGCTGCGGGAACAATACAATTAGTTACGAAACTGTACCATAATTGGTGGGAGAGGGGATTTGAAAAGGCTTTATTTTTAACAACCTGCTGAGTGTGAATACCAGAAATTGGTGGTAATTGACCAGATGCTGATGAGTAACTTGGATATCCAGTACTATACTGTTGCTGAGGTACAGGAGGCCCAGCTGGTCTCCCCATCGGAGGGCCTGATCCATAGTGTAACTGTGGCGGCATGAAGTTTTGTGAAGCATATTGAGGGGGTACTCCAGGTGAGGAGTATCCCATGCTGCTGGTCGCAGGAGTAGCGTAGTTAACACCGGAATAAGCAGTTGGGGTTCTGACACCATTCGCCAATGGAGGACCCAGGTTACCATTAATGATGGGCTGACCACTTTGATAATTATTCAAAGGGGGACCTAAAGTTAAGACAGAACATTATTAACTTAAAGAATGATCTTTGATGATTTATCTTAAAGGACTAATTACATCACCAGAAGACAGATAAAAGTGAAGGACATACCTTCTTAATCAGTTTTATatcagaaaatgaaaaataaaagtaactaAATgctacattttaaaaatagattcAAAACAAGTACACCCTGTTGTTTGGCACAAGCACAAAACTGACtgatttcttaactgaatgtccataatttaaaaaaaaatttatgggAAAGTGAActaaaaaattcaataacaAAAACTAAACCTTTATGTGCAATACATTAATGGAGGTGATATTACATCACACTTTGTTCTTTATTGCAGTTTCAtcctttaaataaaataaacagacacACAAATATATACCTGAAGAACTGCTGGGAGGTCTCCCTGAGCTCTGTGTTTCTAACACAGGCCTTGGTGAGTCTTGTCCAAAAATTGCTGGGTTACACTGTTGATGGCCTGCTGCAGTAAAACTGGGTTGACTCATTGTACTTGGAGCAAACTGGCTTGAAACAGGAGGTCTAGCCCACTGTGAATTTGTGGTTGCTGACACAGGAACAGAATTTGATGTTGCTGGCACTGGAAATCGGGAACCAGCTGATGGTTGTCCAATCCCATTACTTGTTATTGGACGTTGAAGTAATGGTGGTTGGGAAGTTCCTGTCGCATTAGGTATTGATGGCGACATCAGATTATATTGAACAGGAGGCTGGGAAGCCATTGCTATGACAAAAATTAACTCAGTTATCAATGAAGTCAGAGAAAAACTGTATCTTAATCACTACAGTCCACAGTGCAAACCATTTAAAGGTAGCTTTCTTTGAAAAACGTCAAAATATGACCGTTAGTAAACGAACGAAACTTTACTCTTAACTTATAACATACAACTTCTTAGATGTTCCAATTAGGTTCATACTTTCCGGTAAGATCAATCTAAGATGACCCAAATCATGGACTAGAAGATAGCATACCAAAAGTACCAAAATCCTGTTTCTGCAACTTGACAGTAGACTAAAAAACCAACATTGCCCAAGTAATAATTAgggtaaatttaataatttttttactaaatttATTCGTAGTTTGagcaaaatcatttttaatgAAACACTTTATTTTACAAGATGTACAATAAGCCTTCTGTAAGGATTTTAAAAGTTTTGGTATTTTAGTTGTCGACGTGGAAATACCTAAGAAATACGCGTTCATTCATACTACGAAACGATTGGCAACCTTGCAATGTCAAACAACCACACTTTGCTGCATCAGTAATAATTTCAAATCCTTTAACAAGCTCGTTCGTCATAAGATCAACGGCGGCTAGATAATCAAATCCTTATGAACGTTAATTCAGGGAAATTTAAATTGGCTCAACGGATCCTGAAATAGGAACTCGTTAAAGCAGAGATTTGCCAGTAAAGTGTAGAACTAAGCTTCcatgttttattcattttgcTATGAAACTTGAATCGGCAATATAAGTTTACACGTTTTCCCTAAATGAGTAAAAAGGTATTGGCACTTAATCGAGTGTATTTAACCTCCTAACGGAATGCAAACTAAGGAATATAGTACCATTACTACAATGAGTCAACTTTAATAAGACTGATACCCACATGCAATGCAAATGTTAAGCCATAGTCTTTtgagaaaaattcaaaaaatttcttaaacAGGGATCTACTAAATAGGAGAATTGTCACAGTAGAACTATTGGGTGAGAAACTGGTGTCGAATGATGAAGCTTTTCCCTCTATATATACCTGGAAGGTCGGGTAACATTCCGGCATCAAGTTGATGCTCAAATCTAACAATCTCAAAAGCGTCCATCTGGAAATGCCACTGATCTGACTGCGAACTTGAGCAGGCCtataacaaacaaaattatatGGATCACGTCAGATAAATTAAATAAGCTTGTGAAATGGTTGTGTTAAACAACTTAACTTTACACGGAAAATTTTGATGAAACCTTACCCGGAAGGAACAGCAGTGGAGCCTCACACAAGGATGTATAAACGGATTGACGGCTTCTTTAAAATTCCATATGCCAATTCCTCTTGAACTATTTGTGACCAAAAACTTAGAATTGAACCTAGAATCATGCAACAGCATTGGCTATAACAACGCATACCACCACAGAATCATATGTAAGTTTTTGCAATACCTCAACCAGAATGGGCCAGTATCATGAGACGGTCGTAGTAAAATTCGCTTGCACTTTCCTGTTCCAACATCCCATATTCTACAATTTAAgaaaggtttttttaaaaattgactTAGTGTTAGAAACCTAAAATGATTACCTTATTTTCCCATCATCTGAACCTGCGGCAACAAACCCGACATGACAGTGAAATCCACTGAATGTGTGTGAAGGATAGTGCATCGAATGTAAAAGAATCAAGGGATCACGTGTGAGTCTGATTTGGATTTCAAAAAGTGGTGCTTTGCCAACTAGGACAATGATATGTTTGTCATCCAATGCtaaaccaaaaattttttgCGATGGGAATAAAATTTCTCCTTTTAATAATATTTGGGGTAAGTTTCCCATGTTCCAGATGGTCACGCGGCCCTGATCGGATTCCTTGTGCGAATAAACAACAGAGATCGGATACaatgcacacacaaaaaattaagtttatcaATACCTGCATACTGGAACCTGTTATTAAGATTTTGTTATAAAATTGCACGTGTTCTATACTGTCGGCTTGTTTTTCAGTAAACCGCTTAATCTGCAAATTGAAGAAATAGCTAAATGACATAAAATACACAAGAATTTCATAATTACTTACAAGTTTTCTCAAGGAGACGTCCCAAATTTGAACTACACCTTGAGCTCCTCCACAGACTAGAATGTTCTCCTCGTTCAACCGAACGCAACGAATTCCCGATTGCAATCCTTCCAATTTTAGCTCCTAAATTGACGAGTAGATTTATTTTACAGGGACTCTTTATCTCTCTTCCTTCTTATAATAGATTTTTTAACTATATACCGGCATTTCATGACTCTGTGATTCCAATGCCACATCTTCCCTTATTCGAACAAGTATTTGCCCATCAACCTGGCCTATTACAAGGTATCgtgaattcatatcgaaagAAACCGATGTTCCACAAACATCAATTTGATGAGACTCTTCTTGTTGCGCACCCGTCATCCAGTTGTAGAGGAGCCGCTATAACATAAAGCTGTGTTAACATTTTGTATGGTACATGTCTGCCGAATTTGAAGTGATCTTCCTAACCTGGTGATAACGCATTACAGTATGACAggccattttgaaaaactgTAGGTCTCTGATTTGAATGGCCATGGGATGAGGCTTACTAGGAAGTGCATCACAGCGACGGTATATATTCCATAAAGTAGGATTGTaaagcatctaaaaaaaagaaaaagataagatTTATAGAAGTtacgggaaaaaaacaaagctaTTATTACAGTACAAACCTTTTCCAGACAACGCTTCCAAATTTTTCCGTCTCTAATCACATGGTACCATAATTTACAAACTCTTTCTGCATTTTTTAGATCATTGTAATCTAGGAAGATCAAGATGTACTGAGCAATCTCAGGTGTACCAGAATCTACGGGAAAATATTTTCAGCTACACACTACTCATCTCAATCGTTTTAAGTTTGCGAAAagtattacaaaaaataacaaataatcTCACTTGTAAAAAGTTTGAGGAAATCATGCTGGACAGGTTCCATTAAAAAGCTTGGGAAAGATGAATCTGTTCGAATCTGGACAACCGAAGTGATGTATATGCGTACAAGGTCCATTCAGTAAAGACTTAAATATGAAACTGAGCTCCATACAAGTGGATATTGAGCCCAAGAACTCGATGAAGATTGGCTGCCCATAACAGGTGCTAAATTCGTCCTTGAATACCTTAAGATGCTTAATACTACGGCGTAGTAATTGGGCTGATAAGACTTTTTCACAATATATAatctgaaaaacaaaaatgcaacaTTAATGTGTGGGTTAAAAAAACTAATCCGTCTTTTCCCCCAGAAATAATTTCACTCCAATGTATTAGTTCCACTTCTCTCAACGACAATTAACTCTACTGGGCAGCAAGACACAtcatacaaaagaaaattctggAATGCCTAAGCCCAGCGCGAGAactgaaaaatacaaaatatgaAGAAGTGAAGAAAGGCTTTGAGATTAGATAGACTGTTGCCTTTTCAGAGTGTGCGTTCTCGTTGAGAGATTTTAGATcaaattttgaacaaaaagaCTCTCAAGATGTTTACAGCTCCCCATTTGCTATCACTTAGGTTATTTAACAAAGAAGGCAACAAGCCAGGCAAAGTTGAGAAAAATATCGCTCGTATCCCCATGCACTCCTTACAACAATTTTAGGGAAAATAGAAATATCATGTTAGTAATTTGGTGCAGCTACTATTTAGCTAGTCTGCTTTCCGGCTACGTCTCTTTCGGATGTCAGGACTGGAAGGAGAAGGACCATCCTCAGCAGCCTCGTTGTCTTCGTTATTTTTAACGCtcgttgtttctttttcttctgaagCTGTTTTATTCTCATCTTCTTCTTGCTCTGACTGGCTAAATTCATCGCCATCCTTTCCTTCTGATTGGCTATTTTCGTCTACTATGTCGTCCTCATCTTCAACATCTTCTTtctacaaaaataaaaattttacttgTAATTCTTTCAGCAATAAAGCAGAATGCTTTACTAAACTGACGTTTTGTTCTGATTTCGAGAATTTGGATTCCACTCGTTTAACAGCAACCTTTGCTGGATAAAAGCAGTCGATGAGAAAAACTAGAACGAGTCCTAGAACGGCGCCAACAATAATGGTAGCGAGAGCAAAGAGTAAATAAGATCCCCAATACGGAATTCCATGCTCTTCCGTGATTTGCGTGTGAATGTTTCTCAACATCATGGAGAGCTTGAAGAATCCAGAAACAACAGACATTTGAATGGAAGATGGTGATTTCCAACTAGGGATAGGTTCAACTtgttcccactttttttcttcaacaaaACTAATGAACTCATCTTTGTCACGTGTTCCACGATATTGCCGAAAGACTCCATTTTTGACACTAAAATAGGAATGTGAATGATAGAATTCAtatacagtttttttttaattagacAGATAGGTCAGATGAGATTTACTGGTATATAGTTGGTAAAGCTGTAACCATGAAGCGACCACTCAGACCAGGAGAAGTCGTAACATCAACATGTCCAACTTTGATTCCTAAATCGTCACTCCAAGATGCAAATTCTTCCCAGACGGGTTCCAGGGCTCGGCATGCTGGACACCATGGGGCATAGCTTGAATAatttcaatgcaaaaaaaaaatattactatgAAAAGATCACAATGAACACCAGGCATTCGAGTTTTTGATCGCTCGAAGTGTAAATAAACAAGTAATGTTTAACGAGGGCACTTACAATTCAACCATCCATTCACCATTCAGCATTTCATCCCAATTTTGCTCATGCAGCACTTTTAATGTTGCACAGCTAGCTATGGCAAATAGTAAGGATGCGATGAAACAAACATTTCTAATTTgcgtcatttttctttcagctACGTGGTTGGAAGTCGAAATTAGGTGGACAGTCAAGACGTCGGGTTTTATCGTTGTTTGCTGTCAGCTGCAGTTTCTGAGGGGCTGCCAAATCGCAAGAAACCTGTTTCTGTTAACGCGCAATATTTTAAtagtgttaatttttgttttagaaaaTGATGATAAACCAGAGTTATAGAGTTGATGGTACGCTCACCCTGTAGGATTTGGCCATAAGGCTTTGTCATAGGGTTTTGGGGATGTTTTCCAAGTGCTGGTCACGTGACTTGCTGTTACTAATATACCCTGCTGCCACCACCGTAGCGTTGTAGAACTAAGCCAGTAAGCGTTTCCAAGGAATCGTGAGAATGGCTGGTTCAAATACCTCAAATGGGAAATTACCCAAAAAAATGTCGTGTTTTATTTGCGGCAACATATACCAAGACGAGAACAGACGAGTTGGTCTGTTTCATGTACCGAAGAAGAACTTTTCCAGTTGGAAATTTGTGCTACCTGAATTGTTGGAAAAATCAAGACTTTGTGACATCCATTTTGACAAATGTGATGTATTGAAAGGAATCACAGTTGGTAAGGACTTTTATCCATATGACAGATGGAGATTGCTTCCCTCAGCAATACCAAAACATTTACTGGGTAAgttaaaattaatattatgGCAGTCTACATAATAACTGTATAAATTTGTCCATACAGTAAAACAAAGTGCAGCTGCCAGTCGCACTCAAAGTCGCACACCTTTGAAAGACATTTTTAGTGTGAACCACACAGGGAATCAACCTACGAACTACTTTCCACCAAAAAACGTAATAGTAAAGGATCTACATCAATATCACAGACTCCAGGTAAAACAGCTAACATGTAGCATAAATTAATGACGACTAAATTAACAATTATGAACATTTACTAGAAAACAAGATAGCaatggatgaagatgaagaacattCTATTGTAGGATGTGCTATCGAGAACACTCCaggtaaaacaacaaacatgtAGCATAACATAATGACGACTAAATTCACAATTATGAACATTTACTAGAAAACAAGATAGCaatggatgaagatgaagaacattCTATTGTAGGATGTGCTATCGAGAACACTCCaggtaaaacaacaaacatgtAGCATAACATAATGACGACTAAATTCACAATTATGAACATTTACTAGAAAACAAGATAGCaatggatgaagatgaagaacattCTATTGTAGGATGTGCTATCGAGAACACTCCaggtaaaacaacaaacatgtagcataaattaattaaattaattagtTCGAGGCAATATAGATAATGAAGAAAATCTCCGTGTTCTCGTTTCTTATGAAGAATGTCTCCTAAACAAGTTTAAAGCTTGCGAAAAAGAAGCAGCGCGAATTCGTGAGTCCTTCAAGGAACAATTGTTGGAGGAATTATCAGTCCGGTATGTCGATGTGATGGACAATCAATCTAGTAATGATGAAGTGAAACATGAAATGCTTTATGATATGTGTGGTTATCTCGTGAAAACTCGTGATTCTGTATGGATACATTGCCCTAACTGCAAGAAAGGCCTTATTACGAAGTATGAGGATTTGCCTTCAACTTTCTTGTCTGCTGACTACACTGCCGATCGGAATCATGGCGGTCTAACCTTTGTtactgtaaatttttttaaaataattcaacTGGTGGAAAATGTGATGAGCAATTTTTTCGACAACGATAGTCATGTCTACATATCTAATTGCTATGAAACTGTGATGtcagaaatatgtaaattgaAACTGTTaaatgtcttttgttttgaacacGAAGAGTCGCTGCCATATATAATTCTGCAATATGTTCACATACGATTTCATACAGAGTCAAAACGATTTCGTAATTTTTACCTCTCCAAAGAAAGAACGCAGatgaaaacgaataaaaaaatgtcaagaaCTTCTATTCACGCAAAAAATACATTGCCAAAACCAGAAGTTAACATCAATACAAAGGTTTAAACAAACTCGCGCGAAAATATTTCGTTTCATTGCACCAAACAACCACCAGGCGCCTCTGCGGTAGATAAGTAACACTTGCGGACAAAGCCTTATGGCCAAATCCTACAGGGTGAGCGTACCATCAACTCTATAACTCTGGATAAACGAAGAATTTGTTCGGCTAATTTATTActtgtcagaaaatttatttaacGCAACGAGATACGCACGAAGATAGGAAGATTACTTTCCAAATTCTTCCAGACAACCAAGGACGCAGCTGTATCCGTGTAGGTAGGAAGTAATGTGGGCAAACGAAAAGGGAAAACTGGCCGTAACACTTGGGTGACCGGAAAGACATGCAGCAATGGCTTGTAATTAAATACCAAGCGAACATTGGTAAGCCCAAGTACAAGGAAGTTCTCACGCCACTGatggttttgcctttttttattctattattatatcaatagaaatgaaacCAACCTCCAGCATTAGGCTTGGTTCTACCTGTTGCTTTGCAGCAAGTCGGTGGTCGCTTGTGTGTTTACCAAGCACATCTCCGAGATTCACagaaacactttttttttttttttctctaataGGTGTATATTTTTAATGCTCAGTACATACATTTATTGTGCTGGAAACATCACTGCTGGAACTATACATACAATAAATGTGCTTACAACATCCTTCGATTCGGGATAAATAGCGGGGAATGAGCCGATTTTGAGATCATCTGAGAAAGTTTTAAAGGAATGTAGTTGTTAGTTTTCAGAAGAAGTGTCATTATGGTCGTTCTTGATTGCGTGTCTAGATTATTTGCTGATCCCGAAAGCCAGGAATTTCATACACCAGATTCTCGGGTTCTCTCGTGGCTGACAACAGAGAGGATACGCCACGGTAGATCTTGTCACCTTTGCGCAACGTTGGCACAGCTCCCGGACTTCTTCCTAAAAGAGtaacaatataaaataagATGGCCACCCGAAAATGTTGTAGCATTTTCATCAAACATATAGAGAATGGATTTGGTTGGGTACCTGTGAATCGCAGTCATTGCCCTGTCGCATAGCTCGACGTAGTAGAGTCATATCCACATCATCGAATGAGTCGGTACTGCTTAAGGTAGGAGAAGACTGAACTTGTTCCAAGAAGTCCGCCAGAAACAGGGCCAGAGTCGCGACAAGCAGGTGATTCGGATTCATCTACATAAACAAGTTCATgcataaaaattttatacgCACGTGCTTGGTATTTTTAAACGACGGAACCTAGTCCGATTGCTTTTTCCAAAAATAATAGCGTGTTGTTGCATCATCGATCCCTTATTCGGGGCAGACTCTACACGTAAGACATTGTCGTCTCCTGTCACGTGCATCCTTTTACGAACGAAGCTCTTTCATTCCGTTTTTGGACCAACTGTTCCATCCGCTATCCTTTGCGAGCATTTTGCTTCAATGATTTTAAAAGACGTGGAAACTAATATGGCATTCCCTCGTATCTATTTGTTTTTAACGTGCTTGTCACAACTTTGTCTACGTTTTCTCCTCCCAGCATGGTTTGATTTACTGCTTCGCTGATAGATATAAATCGGATAAAAATAGCAGTCTGATCCTTCCAGCTTGGTGTTTAATATGCAGGTGCCGGTAGCCTTTGATTcaactttaaatttttatgatagtgaatttttgtttttgaaacgcGATTGCATAAGGAGATGTCCACGGAGATTCCCATaaagattttgttgttgttcttatTGACCCCGAAAAGTTAAATTGCGATCCCAACGACTTTCGCTCTATCTCATTTTTCTCTTATTGTCGAGCGTACTTTGGCTGGTGCCTTCATGAGGTTGAAGGctacctatttttttttcctttttttcgtcCCTTGATCCTAATTTTCTTGTACCTGCTTGTATTAGTCAGGCCGGGGCAGAAAAGAATCGACCATATTATAATACTCACATAAAGTAAAGCTAGACATTTGTTGGGGCTTTATTGCCAAGAGAATGTTTTGAAAGATTATTCA belongs to Daphnia magna isolate NIES linkage group LG1, ASM2063170v1.1, whole genome shotgun sequence and includes:
- the LOC116934298 gene encoding protein transport protein Sec24A codes for the protein MASQPPVQYNLMSPSIPNATGTSQPPLLQRPITSNGIGQPSAGSRFPVPATSNSVPVSATTNSQWARPPVSSQFAPSTMSQPSFTAAGHQQCNPAIFGQDSPRPVLETQSSGRPPSSSSGPPLNNYQSGQPIINGNLGPPLANGVRTPTAYSGVNYATPATSSMGYSSPGVPPQYASQNFMPPQLHYGSGPPMGRPAGPPVPQQQYSTGYPSYSSASGQLPPISGIHTQQLSYPAAPVLPNAPVNQFQNFNSSIDKMASQMNTMSVTQTGFDKIWGHENVDLLQVRNILPAQGVETPRIRLRQEHLNNVHCSMDIFRCTLTKIPETNSILQKSRLPLGVLIHPFKDLTQLPVIQCQTIVRCRSCRTYINPFVYFVDQRRWKCNLCFRVNDLPDEFQYDPMSNSYGDPTRRPEIKNATIEFIAPAEYMLRPPQPPVYLYLLDVSHVAAETGYLKLFCDVLLEELEKIPGDSRTQIGFITYASSVQFYNLAENLNQPHQLVVSDIEDIFLPCPNDLLVNLNESKRLVIELLEQLPLRFNNTADCNSALGAALQAAYKMVSPTGGRITVFQASLPNIGPGALKPREDPNQRAAKDVPNLNAATDFFKKFALDCSGQQVAVDLFLLGGQYMDIASLSCASKFSGGCMYHFPSFHYVHNLPQVERLEHSLRRYLTRKIGFESVMRIRCTHGLSIHTFHGNFFVRSTDLLSLPNINPDAGFGLQVSIDENLSEVQNICFQAALLYTSSKGERRIRVHTMCLPIASTVADVIQSADQQCIVGLLAKMAVDRSLHSSISDARDAIVNVCVDVLSAYKATMSSAPSGLYAPSNLRLLPLYLAALLKSVAFRTGQSTRLDDRVFAMNQLKVLPLSQLILSVYPDMYAIHNLHDQGAISQGEMVIPQPPRIHLSAEMVDSTGAYLLDTGDVIYLYVGRNIHPAFIENVLGSSSFQSLPEQMFELPELETAESERLRNFLVHLQNQRPYPAVLQLIREDSQIRHLFSSHLVDGRTESSLSYYEFLQHLKNQIK
- the LOC116934319 gene encoding beta-TrCP isoform X1, producing MDLVRIYITSVVQIRTDSSFPSFLMEPVQHDFLKLFTNSGTPEIAQYILIFLDYNDLKNAERVCKLWYHVIRDGKIWKRCLEKMLYNPTLWNIYRRCDALPSKPHPMAIQIRDLQFFKMACHTVMRYHQRLLYNWMTGAQQEESHQIDVCGTSVSFDMNSRYLVIGQVDGQILVRIREDVALESQSHEMPELKLEGLQSGIRCVRLNEENILVCGGAQGVVQIWDVSLRKLIKRFTEKQADSIEHVQFYNKILITGSSMQESDQGRVTIWNMGNLPQILLKGEILFPSQKIFGLALDDKHIIVLVGKAPLFEIQIRLTRDPLILLHSMHYPSHTFSGFHCHVGFVAAGSDDGKIRIWDVGTGKCKRILLRPSHDTGPFWLRFNSKFLVTNSSRGIGIWNFKEAVNPFIHPCVRLHCCSFRACSSSQSDQWHFQMDAFEIVRFEHQLDAGMLPDLPGIYRGKSFIIRHQFLTQ
- the LOC116934319 gene encoding F-box and WD repeat domain-containing 11-A isoform X4, yielding MLYNPTLWNIYRRCDALPSKPHPMAIQIRDLQFFKMACHTVMRYHQRLLYNWMTGAQQEESHQIDVCGTSVSFDMNSRYLVIGQVDGQILVRIREDVALESQSHEMPELKLEGLQSGIRCVRLNEENILVCGGAQGVVQIWDVSLRKLIKRFTEKQADSIEHVQFYNKILITGSSMQESDQGRVTIWNMGNLPQILLKGEILFPSQKIFGLALDDKHIIVLVGKAPLFEIQIRLTRDPLILLHSMHYPSHTFSGFHCHVGFVAAGSDDGKIRIWDVGTGKCKRILLRPSHDTGPFWLRFNSKFLVTNSSRGIGIWNFKEAVNPFIHPCVRLHCCSFRACSSSQSDQWHFQMDAFEIVRFEHQLDAGMLPDLPGIYRGKSFIIRHQFLTQ
- the LOC116934319 gene encoding beta-TrCP isoform X2 — translated: MDLVRIYITSVVQIRTDSSFPSFLMEPVQHDFLKLFTNYNDLKNAERVCKLWYHVIRDGKIWKRCLEKMLYNPTLWNIYRRCDALPSKPHPMAIQIRDLQFFKMACHTVMRYHQRLLYNWMTGAQQEESHQIDVCGTSVSFDMNSRYLVIGQVDGQILVRIREDVALESQSHEMPELKLEGLQSGIRCVRLNEENILVCGGAQGVVQIWDVSLRKLIKRFTEKQADSIEHVQFYNKILITGSSMQESDQGRVTIWNMGNLPQILLKGEILFPSQKIFGLALDDKHIIVLVGKAPLFEIQIRLTRDPLILLHSMHYPSHTFSGFHCHVGFVAAGSDDGKIRIWDVGTGKCKRILLRPSHDTGPFWLRFNSKFLVTNSSRGIGIWNFKEAVNPFIHPCVRLHCCSFRACSSSQSDQWHFQMDAFEIVRFEHQLDAGMLPDLPGIYRGKSFIIRHQFLTQ
- the LOC116934319 gene encoding F-box and WD repeat domain-containing 11-A isoform X3; this translates as MISSNFLQMLYNPTLWNIYRRCDALPSKPHPMAIQIRDLQFFKMACHTVMRYHQRLLYNWMTGAQQEESHQIDVCGTSVSFDMNSRYLVIGQVDGQILVRIREDVALESQSHEMPELKLEGLQSGIRCVRLNEENILVCGGAQGVVQIWDVSLRKLIKRFTEKQADSIEHVQFYNKILITGSSMQESDQGRVTIWNMGNLPQILLKGEILFPSQKIFGLALDDKHIIVLVGKAPLFEIQIRLTRDPLILLHSMHYPSHTFSGFHCHVGFVAAGSDDGKIRIWDVGTGKCKRILLRPSHDTGPFWLRFNSKFLVTNSSRGIGIWNFKEAVNPFIHPCVRLHCCSFRACSSSQSDQWHFQMDAFEIVRFEHQLDAGMLPDLPGIYRGKSFIIRHQFLTQ
- the LOC116934347 gene encoding thioredoxin-related transmembrane protein 1; amino-acid sequence: MTQIRNVCFIASLLFAIASCATLKVLHEQNWDEMLNGEWMVEFYAPWCPACRALEPVWEEFASWSDDLGIKVGHVDVTTSPGLSGRFMVTALPTIYHVKNGVFRQYRGTRDKDEFISFVEEKKWEQVEPIPSWKSPSSIQMSVVSGFFKLSMMLRNIHTQITEEHGIPYWGSYLLFALATIIVGAVLGLVLVFLIDCFYPAKVAVKRVESKFSKSEQNKEDVEDEDDIVDENSQSEGKDGDEFSQSEQEEDENKTASEEKETTSVKNNEDNEAAEDGPSPSSPDIRKRRSRKAD